A genomic window from Cydia strobilella chromosome 26, ilCydStro3.1, whole genome shotgun sequence includes:
- the LOC134753248 gene encoding titin-like isoform X13 translates to MEVEVRLSRTGEEPWGFRLIGGTDFNMPLTVVKVLPDSPADLAGIRNGDTVASIQGEKAATMTHDGAKAAVAAAADVLSLGVMCGLYDLTLDDYDPIDDPLDQDDFDQPSHPTEVFQIQQFGDTPLDSKDPSRSRTGSRGNLDRRSLSEGRCDPYEQRSLTESPYFLNTKPYRPFSTEPSPIPPLEKPIILNPNYHDEFGTNDDGLEPPVDPKVDEFAGILSEKSRYKLPISKQYDPDGTKLKKTKEITTVTKTVEEKIVTEEIVTKEVKITSVEEILVKEQKEEAKFMEKMKKDIDMDKIEMTATSIVDESIEKALTVADEIKKEIDLELSAITSESKNSSSDMETAVITTDRKESSKEVSEMSETVKKTNHVVVKKSDISVAKEVAKFEKDDKQIIVDERQEFRKQELEETIESGSVRRKSEMYDKDAKITDVKFEKKCIDQTIESGSVRRKSDMFDRDDKMADMKVEKTSVDETIESGSVRRKSEMFDNDVKKTDSKVEKKFTDENIESGSVRRKSEMYDKNVEMKSVDDTKIGRKQSKIISDQKDIKAVQSAQQKQTSEIKQEKISTATERVHKSDESKTKEAKYSTAKLLAEQRAYTIGLQTIPHIRGTVQSNYHYDLLLKTFFIHLTDVMVALSRFILAEPVLSKPLETNSEVKKEVTEVTRVEKGVVSDTTAVKDSIIDRKKTERMETKDLQITEKQEKIEKVADIIKQDHAREVKQHEYTDYVEKIQQESEKREKNILSGAEMAQLSDKKSGELITKMDGVITEFQSKAGLEEEITMQRERRSRSRSKADEEMVEDVLSRFDKTSQDITEVRTTSSVLESREMKTETKHESMDIKRETKHEASRVSSKDGKNTYISICEAHVYTNENSILDETAEISENNSVESIKKSNIALETNEAMVTERVAIESQAQIKQEAESVVESHKISSAKTEEVIVQEKKDIIQETDVQKSFIEIESNKDAVIETVETIQPIVELHEDIVEKAVSVGIKNKMDIQEIETTEYTDELNVVKEESIEITESHDIKEVQVLEDISVKAKKESLKIEEIKEEIEDIKVSKEEIVSVKEEAIAVRDVKESVSITKEDIKEIQEVVSVKEEVAEVAQDVKNEDIKVTGEIAVIQGTTVISEKSLEVKDEYAQLKFTKEEITELDENVEIDQEIEVCIKKSVHIAESENQYQSFISESSIQNAEYIQESSFTARSTEDSSFTSSVVQESTFIARSTEDAKKQLTLDLDSKIKKSDSQSSVKSTISTPTPSTVPPTPLTDEYVFRLQMPLPKLTGPPVPRSPSPQDEDPHIVKKNLVPHIDTEIIEEVVYETPLPTPPEDKFSPPKFTKPGLKGGNMKYTFLKEEIKEIERKSSLLASAIDQTIKSIEEYKEEVGLETNVDNPLVYNGYAKVIDTKVYKDKLDKVNIEKQIVKNTENINKIVEDRANAAEHLVNRVQLNGMPVNVTVTVENNVANTVTEASENKMGESIENVCVEGYRPVPFNPEDAPHLERVEIRIPEPIPTVDPGKAFVAENGEIMGTHQGIVDGLEEAVVDEEIAKDLGKPGMTEEKIAAIISGESEMLREAHVMGLTRVLKSHMHRDNDDSSVDFKKIKPIVESLKDSEVLKALNEEFVKTQEDKKKEERKWTKFLQKPARPVPKAKFGYHGWTANDDEVKESPYKVKIVKQPKPKVAPDYKPQDFNTGPLPWEERAVNEPPPPPVEAEPPILIPEEKPVFLEAIDNLPETAVPDLEETGIELPPEKPIEEPAPEAEPEAPKETEGEEVEEIKTEEPVVEATSNSESEMENRIAEQLMKNVEGMVDPNAPLGQQLAQMRAQLAALAQLPGVIQQTLELVTRQLCQITQQEAQSHHKLTQEQMAIESSEMIEDSNETSETIIEDVTEDKDETQIEEVVENGIKEDVKEMKTVVEVKQTKMEETKQTKMEEVKKVQMIRSVEEMEKMKREEQEILDEQRRIEKQKKELTNELLDQEYEEMLQETPHEIALRFINKVMAQPQRDQESSQKQKPSLTSSNGPKKEDGKIENWNNVWPWGDVQRGIRKYRVNFMKYEKPPITTDHLKNSEVYKMIHGMEQEPVKRVELLTPVISEADYRELPSKLEYLKDSEVYKMIHDEEKEPLRGVKMLQYVIAETRYQEKCRSVTPSADMTR, encoded by the exons GTTCTACCCGACTCACCGGCGGATCTCGCCGGCATTCGCAACGGAGACACCGTCGCCAGCATACAGGGGGAAAAAGCGGCCACCATGACACATGACGGGGCTAAAGCGGCTGTGGCGGCGGCAGCGGACGTCCTGAGCCTTGGAGTGATGTG CGGTCTTTACGACCTGACGCTCGACGACTACGACCCGATCGACGACCCGCTAGACCAGGACGATTTCGACCAGCCCTCTCATCCGACTGAGGTATTCCAAATACAGCAATTCGGCGACACCCCCCTTGACTCCAAAGACCCTAGCAGGTCCCGCACTGGATCCCGGGGTAACCTCGACCGGAGGTCTTTAAGCGAAGGTCGCTGTGATCCCTACGAACAGAGGTCCTTAACTGAATCTCCTTACTTCCTCAACACCAAACCATATAGACCTTTCTCCACTGAACCTTCCCCCATCCCTCCTTTAGAGAaacctattatacttaatcCTAATTATCATGATGAATTTGGCACAAATGATGATGGCCTTGAGCCGCCTGTTGATCCCAAAGTTGATGAATTCGCGGGGATCCTTAGTGAAAAAAGTAGATATAAACTTCCAATTTCGAAACAGTATGATCCTGATGGAACTAAGCTTAAGAAAACGAAAGAAATAACGACAGTCACTAAGACCGTAGAAGAGAAGATAGTAACAGAAGAGATAGTCACTAAGGAAGTGAAAATTACTTCGGTAGAAGAAATATTGGTTAAAGAGCAAAAAGAAGAGGCCAAGTTTATGGAAAAAATGAAGAAGGATATTGATATGGATAAGATAGAAATGACTGCTACAAGCATTGTTGATGAGAGCATTGAGAAAGCTTTGACTGTAGCtgatgaaattaaaaaagaaattgaTCTTGAACTGAGTGCTATAACCTCAGAATCTAAAAATAGCTCATCTGACATGGAAACGGCGGTCATAACAACCGATAGAAAAGAATCTAGCAAAGAGGTTAGTGAAATGAGTGAAACtgttaagaaaactaatcaTGTTGTTGTTAAAAAGAGTGATATTAGTGTCGCTAAAGAGGTTGCGAAATTTGAAAAAGATGACAAACAAATTATTGTTGACGAACGTCAAGAATTTAGAAAACAGGAGTTAGAAGAAACTATTGAGAGTGGTAGTGTGAGGAGGAAGTCTGAAATGTATGATAAAGATGCTAAAATTACCGATGTTAAATTTGAAAAGAAATGTATAGATCAAACTATAGAAAGTGGTAGCGTGAGAAGGAAATCAGATATGTTTGATAGAGATGATAAAATGGCAGATATGAAAGTTGAAAAAACATCTGTAGATGAAACTATAGAAAGTGGAAGTGTGAGAAGAAAGTCAGAAATGTTTGATAACGATGTGAAAAAGACCGATAGTAAAGTAGAAAAGAAATTTACAGATGAGAATATAGAAAGTGGTAGTGTACGGAGGAAATCTGAAATGTATGATAAAAACGTTGAAATGAAATCAGTGGACGATACAAAAATCGGGAGAAAGCAATCTAAAATAATATCTGACCAAAAAGACATTAAAGCAGTGCAATCGGCTCAACAAAAGCAAACATCTGAAattaaacaagaaaaaataTCTACAGCTACTGAGAGAGTACATAAATCAGACGAAAGTAAAACTAAAGAGGCTAAATATAGTACAGCTAAACTACTAGCAGAACAGAGAGCTTATACTATTGGATTACAAACTATTCCTCATATAAGAGGTACAGTGCAATCAAATTATCATTATGATTTATTGCTAAAAacctttttcatacatttgacTGATGTCATGGTTGCTCTGTCCAGGTTTATTTTAGCTGAACCTGTACTTTCTAAGCCTTTAGAAACAAATTCAGAAGTTAAAAAAGAAGTAACTGAAGTTACTCGAGTTGAAAAGGGCGTAGTTTCTGATACAACAGCtgtgaaagattctataatagatCGTAAAAAAACGGAAAGGATGGAAACCAAAGATTTgcaaattacagaaaaacaAGAGAAAATTGAAAAAGTGGCTGACATAATTAAACAAGATCACGCGAGGGAAGTAAAGCAGCATGAATATACGGATTATGTTGAAAAGATTCAACAAGAAAGTGAAAAAagggaaaaaaacattttgtcagGTGCTGAAATGGCACAGTTAAGTGATAAAAAGTCGGGGGAATTGATAACTAAAATGGATGGAGTTATAACTGAATTCCAGAGTAAAGCTGGTTTAGAGGAAGAGATCACAATGCAACGAGAAAGAAGGTCAAGAAGTAGAAGCAAAGCAGACGAAGAAATGGTGGAAGATGTGCTTTCTAGATTTGATAAAACATCCCAAGACATTACTGAGGTAAGAACTACTAGCAGTGTTCTAGAGTCAAGGGAGATGAAAACAGAAACAAAACATGAAAGTATGGACATTAAAAGAGAAACCAAACACGAAGCTAGTAGAGTAAGTAGTAAGGATGGTAAAAACACATACATATCTATATGTGAAGCTCATGTTTACACTAATGAAAATTCAATTCTTGATGAAACTGCAGAAATATCTGAAAATAACTCAGtggaaagtataaaaaaatcaaatatagcATTAGAAACTAACGAAGCAATGGTTACAGAGCGCGTTGCTATAGAATCGCAAGCTCAAATTAAACAAGAAGCAGAATCTGTTGTCGAATCACATAAAATTTCCAGCGCCAAAACTGAGGAAGTTATTGTCCAAGAAAAAAAAGACATCATTCAAGAAACTGATGTCCAGAAATCTTTCATAGAGATTGAGAGCAATAAAGACGCTGTCATTGAAACAGTAGAAACAATACAGCCAATCGTGGAGTTACATGAGGATATTGTCGAAAAGGCTGTTAGTGtcggaataaaaaataaaatggatatACAGGAAATTGAGACTACTGAATATACTGATGAATTAAACGTTGTCAAAGAAGAATCAATAGAAATCACGGAGTCGCACGATATTAAAGAAGTACAGGTCTTGGAGGATATTTCTGTTAAAGCTAAGAAAGaatctttaaaaattgaggaaatCAAAGAGGAAATCGAAGACATCAAAGTATCAAAAGAAGAAATTGTTTCAGTGAAAGAAGAAGCTATTGCAGTTCGGGATGTAAAAGAAAGTGTATCTATAACAAAAGAAGATATCAAAGAAATACAAGAAGTTGTTTCAGTAAAGGAAGAGGTGGCCGAGGTAGCCCAGGATGTGAAAAATGAGGATATCAAAGTTACTGGAGAAATAGCTGTCATTCAAGGAACTACTGTAATCAGTGAAAAGAGCCTTGAAGTAAAAGACGAATACGCTCAGTTAAAATTTACGAAAGAAGAAATAACTGAATTAGACGAAAACGTTGAAATTGACCAAGAAATTGAAGTTTGTATTAAAAAGTCTGTTCATATTGCTGAATCAGAGAACCAATACCAATCATTCATTTCAGAAAGTTCTATACAGAACGCAGAATACATACAAGAATCTTCATTTACTGCGAGATCTACCGAAGACTCGTCTTTCACTTCCAGCGTTGTCCAAGAATCTACCTTCATTGCCAGATCTACTGAAGATGCTAAAAAACAGCTTACTTTAGATCTGGATTCAAAGATTAAGAAATCTGACTCACAATCTTCAGTGAAGAGCACTATTAGTACGCCTACTCCATCTACTGTCCCTCCCACTCCACTCACAGATGAGTACGTCTTCCGACTCCAAATGCCTCTCCCCAAGCTAACTGGTCCTCCTGTCCCAAGATCTCCAAGTCCTCAAGACGAGGATCCTCATATTGTAAAAAAGAATTTGGTCCCTCATATAGATACTGAAATTATTGAGGAAGTAGTGTATGAAACTCCACTTCCAACCCCGCCTGAGGATAAATTTTCACCGCCAAAGTTTACTAAACCAGGGTTGAAAGGGGGTAATATGaaatacacatttttaaag GAGGAGATAAAAGAAATCGAAAGAAAGTCATCACTACTAGCATCTGCCATCGACCAAACTATCAAATCAATTGAAGAGTACAAAGAAGAAGTAGGATTAGAAACCAACGTTGATAACCCTCTTGTTTACAACGGTTACGCCAAAGTTATAGACACTAAAGTGTACAAAGATAAACTTGACAAAGTAAATATCGAAAAACAAATTGTCAAGAACACagaaaacataaacaaaattgtAGAAGACAGAGCAAATGCTGCTGAACATTTAGTAAATAGGGTTCAGCTTAATGGGATGCCAGTAAATGTAACTGTGACCGTTGAAAATAACGTGGCAAATACAGTGACTGAAGCTAGTGAAAATAAAATGGGAGAATCAATAGAAAACGTTTGCGTAGAGGGATATAGACCCGTGCCTTTCAACCCCGAAGATGCACCTCATTTGGAGAGGGTGGAAATTAGAATACCG GAGCCGATTCCAACGGTAGACCCTGGCAAGGCATTTGTAGCAGAGAATGGCGAGATCATGGGTACACATCAGGGTATTGTAGACGGTTTGGAAGAAGCAGTAGTGGATGAAGAAATAGCCA AAGATCTAGGCAAACCTGGTATGACAGAGGAGAAGATCGCAGCGATAATATCTGGAGAATCAGAGATGCTTCGGGAGGCGCACGTAATGGG GCTGACACGAGTCTTAAAATCGCATATGCATCGAGACAATGATGATTCCAGCGTTGATTTCAAGAAGATAAAACCTATAGTGGAATCCCTAAAGGATTCTGAAGTCCTCAAAGCTTTGAACGAGGAATTTGTTAAGACTCAGGAAGACAAGAAGAAGGAAGAAAGAAAGTGGACCAAATTCTTGCAGAAGCCGGCGCGGCCGGTGCCTAAAGCGAAGTTTGGATACCACGGATGGACGGCTAATGATGACGAAGTTAAAGAG TCGCCTTACAAAGTGAAAATAGTAAAACAGCCTAAACCCAAAGTAGCGCCCGATTACAAGCCGCAG GACTTCAACACGGGCCCGCTGCCGTGGGAAGAGCGAGCGGTCAACGAGCCACCCCCACCCCCAGTGGAGGCTGAACCCCCCATCTTGATACCTGAGGAGAAGCCGGTGTTTCTGGAGGCTATTGATAATCTACCGGAGACCGCTGTTCCGGATTTGGAGGAGACAG GTATCGAATTACCCCCTGAAAAGCCAATAGAGGAACCGGCACCAGAAGCAGAGCCGGAAGCTCCAAAAGAGACAGAAGGTGAAGAAGTAGAAGAGATTAAGACCGAAGAGCCGGTTGTAGAGGCGACCAGCAACAGCGAGAGCGAGATGGAGAACAGGATAGCGGAACAGCTGATGAAGAATGTAGAGGGGATGGTTG ATCCCAACGCACCACTGGGACAGCAGCTGGCGCAGATGCGCGCGCAGCTGGCGGCGCTGGCGCAGCTGCCCGGCGTCATCCAGCAGACGCTGGAGCTGGTGACCCGCCAGCTTTGCCAGATTACGCAGCAG GAAGCTCAGTCTCACCACAAATTGACACAAGAACAGATGGCGATCGAATCTTCAGAGATGATTGAAG ATTCCAATGAGACCTCTGAAACTATAATCGAAGACGTAACTGAAGATAAAGACGAGACTCAGATTGAAGAAGTCGTTGAAAATGGAATTAAGGAAGACGTGAAAGAAATGAAGACAGTGGTAGAGGTCAAGCAAACGAAAATGGAAGAGACCAAACAAACGAAGATGGAAGAGGTAAAAAAGGTGCAGATGATCAGGAGCGTCGAGGAAATGGAGAAGATGAAAAGGGAAGAGCAGGAAATCTTGGACGAGCAGAGAAGAATCGAGAAGCAGAAGAAG GAATTAACGAACGAACTACTTGACCAAGAATACGAAGAGATGCTTCAGGAGACGCCCCACGAGATAGCTCTTAGGTTTATTAAT AAAGTAATGGCGCAACCTCAGCGTGACCAAGAGTCCAGTCAGAAGCAAAAGCCATCGCTAACATCTTCGAACGGACCTAAGAAGGAAGACGGAAAG ATCGAAAACTGGAACAATGTGTGGCCGTGGGGCGACGTCCAGAGGGGTATTAGGAAGTATAG GGTGAACTTCATGAAGTACGAAAAGCCGCCGATCACAACGGATCATCTGAAGAACTCCGAGGTGTACAAGATGATCCATGGCATGGAACAGGAGCCAGTAAAGCGGGTGGAGTTACTGACACCCGTGATCTCTGAAGCTGACTACAGAGAG